The Thermodesulfobacteriota bacterium genome contains the following window.
CTGGGGATTCCGACCCATGCGCGCCTTCCGGTTGCTGACACCGAAGGTGCCGAATCCGGTAAGGGTGAGCTTCTCGCCCTTCTTCAGGGACTTGGTGACCGCATTCAGAAACGCTTCGACAGCTGCTTCCGCCTGCCCTTTACCGATCCCCGCCTCCGCGCGAATGGCCTCGACCAGTTCCGCCTTCGTCATCTGCCGAACCTCCTCAGAATTTTTATGGGCTCCCCGGGACCCGGAGAAAAACGCAGGTTTCAAGCGCCTTCGGACATTTTTCATTAATCCCGAAAGGAGTTCCCGTGTCAAGACCAAACCGAGTTCGTCCGCGTCCCGCCGCCGCCGGGAGACCTGACGCGCCGACGTTGGTATAATGAGTAGTTATGCCATATCGACGGACGTTCCTCATTTGCACGGGCATTTCCGTGCTCTTCCACGCGGTCATGCTCTGGCTGGCGTACCTGCTCCCCGAAGCGCCGCCCCGCCGCGAAGAGGTGATGGAGATCGAGGTCGCGGACATTCCCCGGTCCCCCGACTTCCTTCCGCCGAAAGCCGGGATCATCGAGGGACGGAGGCCGCGAAAGGCCGCGCCGCCGGTTCGGAAAGAGACGCGGCCGGCGGACGTCATGGAAGGGCGCGTTCCGGACCTTCCCGTGAAGCCGGATCTCCCGCCCGAGAAATCGTTTCCCGCTTCCGGCCCGCGGGAGAAGGAGCCTCCCGCGCCGCCGGAAAAGGAATCCGCCGCCGCCGCTGCCGAGCCCGCCGCCCCCCCCGCCGCCGCCGGTTCGCCGGGATCGCTGCGCGACCTCACCCCTTCGCTCGGGAAGCTGGTGATGGCGCGCGAGGAGCCGTCCGGGGGGCGCGGTCAGGCGGGAACTTCGGGGAGCGCCGTGGGAACGGGAGGGAAACGTACCGGCAAGGAAGGCATCACGGAAGAAGGCGGCAGCGGGTTCCGCCTGACGCCGCTGAACGCGCCCGAGGTGCAGTACATTTCCTACTTCGCGTCGATCAAGCGGAAGATCGAGCTGGTGTGGCAGTATCCCTTCGAGGCCGCCGCCGCGGGAGCCCAGGGGGAGCTCCTGATCGACTTCGTGATCGGCCGGAACGGGAAGCTCGAGTCGGCCGAGCTGGTCCGCGGATCGGGGCACAAGGTTTTGGACGACGAGGCGATGCGGTCGATCCGCAAGGCGTCCCCCTTCGATCCCATCCCGAACGATTACAAGATTCCGCACCTTCAGATCCGCGGGAGGTTCGTCTACGTGCACGGAGGGGCGCTGCGCCTGCGCTGAACCGAAAGGCCCTACGGGGCGAACCGCTCCCCCGAGCAGTTCTCGTACTCGTCCCGGTCCAGAAGGGAATCGTCCCCGTCGGGGTCGCCGGGCCGGATCGTCAGAAGCCACCCCTCCCCGTAAGGATCCCTCGTCACCCGGCGGGGGACGCTCTCCACTTCGGGGTTCACGTCGGTCACGGTTCCGGCGAGGGGGGACACGATCTCGAAGACGGTGAAGGGCGACTGCACCAGCCCGATCGGCTCTCCTGCGGAAACCTCGGTATGGGGGGGCGGCAGCTCCACGGAG
Protein-coding sequences here:
- a CDS encoding glycine cleavage system protein H, producing the protein MIPPADRKYSRSHVWAMRETRGDVRIGLTHVPGGMLGDAVSVELPPPHTEVSAGEPIGLVQSPFTVFEIVSPLAGTVTDVNPEVESVPRRVTRDPYGEGWLLTIRPGDPDGDDSLLDRDEYENCSGERFAP
- a CDS encoding HU family DNA-binding protein, encoding MKNVRRRLKPAFFSGSRGAHKNSEEVRQMTKAELVEAIRAEAGIGKGQAEAAVEAFLNAVTKSLKKGEKLTLTGFGTFGVSNRKARMGRNPQ
- a CDS encoding TonB family protein, translating into MPYRRTFLICTGISVLFHAVMLWLAYLLPEAPPRREEVMEIEVADIPRSPDFLPPKAGIIEGRRPRKAAPPVRKETRPADVMEGRVPDLPVKPDLPPEKSFPASGPREKEPPAPPEKESAAAAAEPAAPPAAAGSPGSLRDLTPSLGKLVMAREEPSGGRGQAGTSGSAVGTGGKRTGKEGITEEGGSGFRLTPLNAPEVQYISYFASIKRKIELVWQYPFEAAAAGAQGELLIDFVIGRNGKLESAELVRGSGHKVLDDEAMRSIRKASPFDPIPNDYKIPHLQIRGRFVYVHGGALRLR